From Pleurocapsa sp. PCC 7319:
GGTAGGAGCTCAGCTAGGAGGATTTTTAGGTTTGATTTTAGCTGTACCTGCGGCTAGTTTTATCAAAAGTTTATTTATGATTTTTAAAACTGAATCCGAACACACAAAACTACCAATTAATATTTAAAGTTTATTGATTGTCAAACAGCTAAAATTATGATTGCTATTTATCCAGGTAGCTTTGATCCCATCACCTTAGGTCATATTGATATTATTGAAAGAGGAGCAAAATTATTTGATCGAGTTATTGTTGCTGTTCTTTCTAATCCTAGTAAGAAACCTTTATTCACTGTAGACAAAAGAATCGAACAAATTACTGAATGTACGCAACATATCGCTAACGTTAAGGTAGATAGTTTTGTGGGATTGACTGTTGAGTATGCCAAACTACACCATGCAGGAGTATTACTCAGAGGGTTAAGAGTGTTATCAGATTTTGAGAAAGAGTTACAGATGGCACATACTAATAAAACACTTAATCATGATATTGAAACCGTATTTTTAGCTACAACTAAAGAATATAGTTTTTTGAGTAGTAGTATTGTCAAAGAAATAGCTCAATTTGGAGGTACGATCGATCATTTGGTTTCAGAAAATGTTGCTCAAGATATGTATTCTAAGTATCAAAACCAATAAGTAGATCGTATAAATAAATACCAAGCAATAGCTTTTTCCTGGTTTTCTTTAAGTTTTTTTGCTAACTTTTATTGGCAATCATTGGATATCTAGGTTAGAAATAAACTCAAAGAATCGGGTTGAATAATGTTGCCAGTAAACTATACTCAAGACGAGAAAATTCAATTTAATGAGCCAGAACTAGAAGCGGATTTAAGTAATAACTCGCAATTTAGTTTTAATATTCAAGTCGAATTAGATAAACTAGAAGATTTTATTTTAAATGGAACTAATATTCCTCTAACTGAATTAACTATTGTTGATGAGACTTTGCTTTTAGATTATCTCAACCAAATTAGAGCAAATTTACCTACAGTATTAGCTACAGCTATTGACATAGTAAATCAAAGACAGGAAATTATGTCCGAAGCCCAAAGTTATGCTGGTTCAATCGTCAAGTCTGCTGAAAAAAAGGCAGAGCAAATTGTTCAGGAATCAACTATTGTGCGTCAAGCAGAGTTAGATGGGGCAAAAATTAGACTTCAAACTGAACAAGAATGTGAGCAACTAAAACAAACAACTCAAAATGAGATACAGCAATGGCGACAAGAAGTAATTGACGAATGTCGAGTAATTCAGTTGGATGCCGATAGTTATGCTGGCAAAGTTTTAGGGGATATTGAACACAAACTTCAAGAAATGCTGACAATTGTGCGCAACGGTCGTCAACATTTAGAACCTTAATCTTGAATCTTAGCACTAGTGGATTAGGGCGCAAATAAAGATACCATTAATCAGGAGTAAAAATAAGAGAAGAAAGCAGATGCCAAGACTAGCTCCTAAACCAGTAAAGTTAGACAATGAAGAGAAACAAGAATTAGAAAAGATTTTGGCTCGTCATAGTACCAGTCAACAAGTTGCCAAGAGAGCCAAAATTATACTTTTGGCATCTCAAGGAAAAAATCATCGCACTATTGCAAAAGAATTAGACATTAGCCGAAAAATGGCAAGACTGTGGCGAGAAAGATGGTTACAGTTGAAGCAAAAAGATGCACTCGTCAAGGAAAGACTATTGGATGCAGAAAGACCAGGGTCACCGACTAAATTTACGACGGAACAAGTATTACAATTATTTGCCATTGCTTGTGAGTCACCAGAAAAATATGGCAGACCAATCAGTCATTGGACATCAAGAGAATTAGCAGAAGAGATGGTCAAACAAGGAATAGTCGGAAGTATTTCCACAAGGCACGTGGGCAGATTACTCTCCGAAGCCACCTTAAAACCCCATGTCTCAGAATATTGGTTGAATCCCCCCCCGACGAAAAGTTTGATGAAAAAATCAAAAACATCTGTTGGTTGTACAAACAAGCACAAGATTTAAGAAAAAGGGAAGAAAGAGTTATCAGTACCGATGAGATGACAGGGATTCAAGCTCTGGAGCGAAAAT
This genomic window contains:
- the coaD gene encoding pantetheine-phosphate adenylyltransferase encodes the protein MIAIYPGSFDPITLGHIDIIERGAKLFDRVIVAVLSNPSKKPLFTVDKRIEQITECTQHIANVKVDSFVGLTVEYAKLHHAGVLLRGLRVLSDFEKELQMAHTNKTLNHDIETVFLATTKEYSFLSSSIVKEIAQFGGTIDHLVSENVAQDMYSKYQNQ
- a CDS encoding helix-turn-helix domain-containing protein yields the protein MPRLAPKPVKLDNEEKQELEKILARHSTSQQVAKRAKIILLASQGKNHRTIAKELDISRKMARLWRERWLQLKQKDALVKERLLDAERPGSPTKFTTEQVLQLFAIACESPEKYGRPISHWTSRELAEEMVKQGIVGSISTRHVGRLLSEATLKPHVSEYWLNPPPTKSLMKKSKTSVGCTNKHKI